In Streptomyces sp. SN-593, a single genomic region encodes these proteins:
- a CDS encoding MaoC family dehydratase codes for MPRIFHDLDEIEAALDQEMGPTDWLTVDQPRIDAFADATGDHQWIHVDTARAAAGPYGGTIAHGYLTLSLIPGFGERLFTLAAGSGRVNYGVNRARFPAPVPSGSRVRAVARFVDLRRTPAGAALTVRYTLGIDKGAKPACVAETVTLILPARDTTFPETGRRPT; via the coding sequence ATGCCGCGGATCTTCCACGACCTCGACGAGATCGAGGCGGCCCTGGACCAGGAGATGGGCCCCACGGACTGGCTCACCGTCGACCAGCCCAGGATCGACGCGTTCGCCGACGCGACCGGCGACCACCAGTGGATCCACGTGGACACCGCGCGGGCCGCGGCCGGGCCGTACGGCGGCACGATCGCGCACGGGTACCTGACGCTGTCGCTGATCCCCGGTTTCGGCGAGCGGCTCTTCACGCTCGCGGCCGGGTCCGGGCGGGTCAACTACGGCGTGAACCGGGCGCGTTTCCCCGCACCGGTGCCGTCCGGCTCGCGGGTCCGGGCCGTCGCCCGTTTCGTCGACCTGCGCCGGACGCCCGCCGGGGCCGCCCTGACGGTGCGCTACACCCTCGGGATCGACAAGGGCGCCAAGCCGGCGTGCGTCGCGGAGACCGTCACGCTGATCCTCCCCGCCCGGGACACGACCTTCCCCGAGACAGGCCGCCGGCCCACCTGA
- a CDS encoding acetyl-CoA C-acetyltransferase, producing the protein MREAVICEPVRTPIGRFGGALRPLGAAELGAAALKGLLGRTGLDPAAIDDVILGHCFPSSEAPAIGRVVALDAGLPVEVPGLQVDRRCGSGLQAVLQAAMQVQCGAGDLLVAGGTESMSNAPFYSDRMRWGAGGAGVMLHDGLARGRVTAGGRDHPVPGGMLETAENLRREYGIGREEQDRLALASHRRAVAAQRSGVFAEEIIPVTVPGRKGATVVDTDEHPRADTSLEALARLRPVMSGQDPEATVTAGNSSGQNDAAAVCVVTHPARAAELGLRPLVRLVSWAVAGVPPRTMGIGPVPATAAALDRAGLKLADIDLIELNEAFAAQALACTRAWGLAEADFARVNVHGSGISLGHPVGATGARILATLAREMDRRGARYGLETMCIGGGQGLAAVFERVGA; encoded by the coding sequence ATGCGTGAAGCAGTCATCTGCGAACCCGTTCGCACCCCCATCGGCCGGTTCGGCGGCGCGCTGAGGCCGCTCGGCGCCGCCGAACTCGGCGCGGCCGCCCTGAAGGGCCTGCTCGGCCGTACCGGGCTGGACCCGGCCGCGATCGACGACGTGATCCTCGGCCACTGCTTCCCCAGCAGCGAGGCGCCGGCAATCGGCCGCGTCGTCGCGCTCGACGCGGGACTGCCCGTCGAGGTGCCCGGCCTCCAGGTGGACCGCCGCTGCGGCTCCGGCCTGCAAGCCGTCCTCCAAGCCGCGATGCAGGTCCAGTGCGGCGCCGGGGACCTGCTGGTGGCCGGCGGGACGGAGTCCATGAGCAACGCCCCCTTCTACAGCGACCGCATGCGGTGGGGCGCCGGCGGCGCCGGGGTGATGCTGCACGACGGCCTGGCCCGCGGCCGGGTCACCGCCGGCGGCCGCGACCACCCGGTGCCCGGCGGCATGCTGGAGACGGCGGAGAACCTGCGCCGGGAGTACGGGATCGGCCGCGAGGAGCAGGACCGGCTGGCGCTCGCCTCCCACCGGCGGGCCGTCGCCGCGCAGCGCTCCGGGGTGTTCGCCGAGGAGATCATCCCGGTGACGGTGCCCGGCCGGAAGGGCGCGACGGTCGTGGACACCGACGAGCACCCACGCGCGGACACCTCCCTGGAGGCGCTGGCCCGGTTGCGGCCGGTGATGTCCGGCCAGGACCCCGAGGCGACCGTCACCGCGGGCAACTCCAGCGGGCAGAACGACGCCGCCGCGGTGTGCGTGGTCACCCATCCCGCGCGTGCGGCCGAGTTGGGCCTGCGGCCTCTGGTGCGGCTGGTGTCGTGGGCCGTGGCCGGGGTGCCGCCGCGGACCATGGGCATCGGCCCGGTCCCGGCGACCGCGGCGGCGCTGGACCGGGCCGGCCTGAAGCTGGCCGACATCGACCTGATCGAGCTGAACGAGGCGTTCGCGGCGCAGGCACTGGCCTGCACCCGCGCCTGGGGCCTGGCGGAGGCCGACTTCGCGCGGGTGAACGTGCACGGCTCGGGTATCTCGCTCGGCCATCCGGTCGGCGCGACGGGCGCCCGCATCCTGGCCACGCTGGCACGGGAGATGGACCGGCGGGGCGCGCGGTACGGCCTGGAGACCATGTGCATCGGCGGCGGGCAGGGCCTGGCGGCGGTCTTCGAGCGGGTGGGTGCCTGA
- a CDS encoding lactonase family protein, with product MTSAAAVPDPRPAHLYVGTFPRAYHRDPVDTAFGVYALRVDPRTGDLRPAGSVPTPRPGWLAVHPGGRFLYAMNEVRDFEGHPGGGVSAFAADPRTGRLTALGTVPLGEPSPCHGVVDATGRHLIVATFHGGTVHLLPLGDDGRPGPACDVRRHRGSSVHPRRQTSPHAHSVTLDPANRFVLVADLGTDRLEVYGLDADRGRLSALPDGGACLPPGSGPRHTVFHPTAPVVYLVNEMAATVTVFAWEPEHGGLRATQTAPVLPEGTTGYRSASGIAVHPTGRFLYVTTRSHGSSGEPPERGPDSLVTFLIDPGTGRLLPGGRTATGGEIPRSLVLDPDGRHLYVGHQASGNVVTFRVDPGNGVPEPTGQVVATPVPVCLQMVPAQAVQEASAASAVSASRGTG from the coding sequence GTGACCTCCGCGGCCGCCGTACCCGACCCCCGCCCGGCCCATCTGTACGTGGGCACCTTCCCCCGGGCCTACCACCGCGACCCGGTCGACACGGCGTTCGGCGTCTACGCGCTGCGGGTGGACCCGCGGACCGGCGACCTCCGGCCCGCCGGCAGCGTACCGACGCCGCGCCCCGGCTGGCTGGCGGTGCACCCCGGCGGCCGCTTCCTGTACGCCATGAACGAGGTGCGCGACTTCGAAGGGCACCCCGGCGGCGGGGTCAGCGCCTTCGCGGCCGACCCCCGCACCGGCCGGCTGACCGCGCTCGGCACCGTCCCGCTCGGCGAACCGTCGCCCTGCCACGGCGTGGTGGACGCCACCGGCCGCCACCTGATCGTTGCGACCTTCCACGGCGGCACGGTCCACCTGCTCCCGCTCGGCGACGACGGCCGGCCCGGACCGGCCTGCGACGTGCGGCGGCACCGCGGTTCCAGCGTCCACCCCCGGCGCCAGACCTCACCGCACGCGCACTCGGTGACCCTCGACCCCGCCAACCGGTTCGTCCTGGTCGCCGACCTCGGCACGGACCGGCTGGAGGTCTACGGACTGGACGCCGACCGCGGCAGGCTGTCCGCGCTCCCGGACGGCGGTGCGTGCCTGCCGCCCGGCTCCGGACCCCGGCACACGGTCTTCCACCCGACCGCGCCGGTGGTCTACCTGGTCAACGAGATGGCCGCCACCGTCACGGTGTTCGCCTGGGAGCCGGAGCACGGGGGGCTGCGCGCGACGCAGACCGCGCCGGTCCTCCCGGAGGGCACGACCGGCTACCGCTCCGCGAGCGGGATCGCCGTGCACCCGACCGGCCGGTTCCTGTACGTCACCACGCGCAGCCACGGCTCCAGCGGCGAGCCGCCCGAGCGCGGCCCGGACAGCCTGGTCACCTTCCTGATCGACCCGGGCACCGGCCGCCTCCTGCCGGGCGGACGCACCGCCACCGGCGGGGAGATCCCGCGCAGCCTCGTGCTCGACCCCGACGGCCGGCACCTGTACGTCGGCCACCAGGCGTCCGGGAACGTCGTGACCTTCCGCGTGGACCCCGGCAACGGCGTACCGGAGCCCACCGGTCAGGTCGTCGCCACTCCGGTGCCGGTCTGCCTCCAGATGGTGCCGGCCCAGGCGGTTCAGGAGGCATCGGCGGCATCGGCGGTATCGGCGTCGCGCGGAACCGGGTGA
- a CDS encoding GntR family transcriptional regulator, whose translation MPSPVSSAQDAEPTAERSRSRDTAKIETAYRQLKHDITSGVYSPNERLVEAPLAQTLGISRNTLRAVLARLESDGLVVLEPNRGGRVRAFSLEDARDILQVREVLEGLVAGLAAERATPEQRTRLREVVEATEQALKEDDLMRYTSLNREFHSLVIEAADSPRAATMLDSLLFPLVKFQFQAVMVPGRKANSLKEHRAVLLAIEAGDTAKAERVARAHIKQVDATLDRFGPETGKPTD comes from the coding sequence ATGCCCTCCCCGGTCAGCTCCGCCCAGGACGCCGAGCCCACCGCCGAGCGGTCCCGTTCTCGCGACACCGCGAAGATCGAGACGGCCTACCGGCAGTTGAAGCACGACATCACCTCGGGGGTGTACAGCCCCAACGAGCGCCTCGTCGAAGCACCGCTGGCCCAGACGCTCGGTATCAGCCGCAACACGCTGCGCGCGGTGCTGGCCCGGCTGGAGTCCGACGGCCTGGTCGTCCTGGAGCCGAACCGCGGGGGACGCGTGCGCGCCTTCAGCCTGGAGGACGCCCGTGACATCCTCCAGGTCCGCGAGGTGCTCGAAGGCCTCGTCGCCGGACTGGCCGCCGAGCGGGCCACCCCCGAGCAGCGCACCAGGCTGCGCGAGGTGGTCGAGGCGACCGAGCAGGCGCTGAAGGAGGACGACCTCATGCGGTACACCTCCCTCAACCGCGAGTTCCACTCGCTCGTCATCGAGGCGGCCGACAGCCCGCGGGCGGCGACCATGCTCGACTCGCTGCTCTTCCCGCTGGTGAAGTTCCAGTTCCAGGCGGTGATGGTGCCCGGCCGCAAGGCCAACTCGCTCAAGGAGCACCGCGCGGTCCTCCTCGCCATCGAGGCGGGCGACACCGCCAAGGCCGAGCGCGTCGCCAGGGCGCACATCAAGCAGGTGGACGCCACCCTGGACCGTTTCGGCCCGGAGACGGGCAAGCCCACCGACTGA
- a CDS encoding NAD(P)/FAD-dependent oxidoreductase — MDYDVVIAGAGLAGLTAGLTTARFGLRTLVVEQLAPGGQVMNIERIENFPGFPDGVSGAELGPLVQQQAEDAGAEFTMDTITALERTGEEFAVVGESGSHRTRAVVIATGSSRRTLGVPGEAEFFGRGVAQCAACDGYFFAGKRVLVVGGGDSALDEARVLLDNGVRQVLLAHRGERFSAQGVIRDRIASLDAVETAFGTELTGIKGDKQVAEVVLRQGGQERTEAVDGVFVYAGLQPNSEWVRALVDVDAAGHVVVDPFLAASVPGVYAAGDIRQHSVAHLAACAGDGATAGVGVARHLGAR; from the coding sequence ATGGACTACGACGTCGTCATCGCCGGTGCGGGGCTGGCCGGCCTCACCGCCGGCCTCACCACGGCGCGCTTCGGGCTCAGGACGCTGGTGGTCGAGCAGCTCGCCCCCGGCGGCCAGGTGATGAACATCGAACGCATCGAGAACTTCCCCGGCTTCCCCGACGGCGTCTCCGGCGCCGAACTCGGCCCGCTGGTCCAGCAGCAGGCGGAGGACGCGGGCGCGGAGTTCACCATGGACACCATCACCGCGCTGGAGCGCACCGGCGAGGAGTTCGCGGTGGTCGGCGAGAGCGGATCCCACCGCACCCGCGCCGTGGTCATCGCCACCGGGTCGTCCCGGCGCACGCTGGGCGTGCCCGGCGAGGCGGAGTTCTTCGGCCGCGGGGTCGCCCAGTGCGCCGCGTGCGACGGCTACTTCTTCGCGGGCAAGCGGGTCCTGGTGGTGGGCGGCGGCGACTCGGCGCTCGACGAGGCGCGGGTCCTCCTGGACAACGGAGTGCGGCAGGTGCTGCTGGCCCACCGCGGGGAGCGCTTCAGCGCCCAGGGCGTCATCCGCGACCGGATCGCGTCCCTCGACGCCGTCGAGACGGCCTTCGGGACGGAGCTGACCGGCATCAAGGGCGACAAGCAGGTCGCCGAGGTCGTGCTGCGCCAGGGCGGCCAGGAGCGGACCGAGGCCGTCGACGGCGTCTTCGTCTACGCCGGACTCCAGCCCAACAGCGAGTGGGTCCGCGCACTGGTGGACGTGGACGCGGCCGGACACGTCGTCGTGGACCCGTTCCTGGCGGCCTCGGTGCCCGGCGTCTACGCCGCGGGCGACATCCGCCAGCACTCGGTGGCCCACCTCGCGGCCTGCGCGGGCGACGGGGCGACGGCGGGGGTCGGCGTCGCCCGCCACCTGGGCGCCCGCTGA
- the fabG gene encoding 3-oxoacyl-ACP reductase FabG → MTLLQGRTAVITGGAQGIGFAIAETFVKEGARVVIGDLDLAAAQAAAEKLGGPDTARAVRCDVTDTAQTNALVDAAVEVFGSLDVMVNNAGITRDATMRKMTEEQFDQVIAVHLRGAWNGTRKAAAVMREQKRGAIVNISSLSGKVGMIGQTNYSAAKAGIVGLSKAAAKEVAHHGVRVNVIQPGLIRSAMTEAMPQHAWDHKMTEIPMQRAGEVHEVAGVALFLASDLSSYMTGTVLEVTGGRLM, encoded by the coding sequence ATGACGCTGCTTCAAGGCCGGACCGCCGTCATCACCGGCGGCGCCCAGGGCATCGGGTTCGCCATCGCGGAGACCTTCGTCAAGGAGGGCGCCCGGGTCGTCATCGGCGACCTCGACCTCGCCGCCGCGCAGGCGGCGGCCGAGAAGCTCGGCGGACCGGACACGGCGCGGGCGGTGCGCTGCGACGTCACCGACACGGCGCAGACGAACGCGCTGGTGGACGCCGCGGTCGAGGTCTTCGGCTCCCTCGACGTGATGGTCAACAACGCGGGCATCACCCGGGACGCGACCATGCGCAAGATGACCGAGGAGCAGTTCGACCAGGTCATCGCGGTGCACCTGCGGGGTGCCTGGAACGGCACCCGCAAGGCGGCCGCCGTCATGCGCGAGCAGAAGCGCGGCGCGATCGTGAACATCTCCTCGCTGTCGGGCAAGGTCGGCATGATCGGCCAGACCAACTACTCCGCCGCCAAGGCCGGCATCGTGGGCCTGTCCAAGGCCGCCGCCAAGGAGGTCGCCCACCACGGGGTACGGGTCAACGTCATCCAGCCGGGGCTGATCCGCTCGGCGATGACCGAGGCCATGCCCCAGCACGCGTGGGACCACAAGATGACGGAGATCCCGATGCAGCGGGCGGGAGAGGTCCACGAGGTCGCCGGGGTCGCGCTGTTCCTCGCCTCGGACCTGTCGTCGTACATGACCGGCACGGTGCTGGAGGTGACGGGCGGCCGGCTGATGTAG
- a CDS encoding P-loop NTPase fold protein, producing the protein MDRRIELFRTAFEELLSAAGDVDVDALADAARGANSGRRATVVDVAGWLAPGAVPEQRFSSDFHSLVAFLEGRARGTGYRRRSARSWNEALSGAQRAVAEGEQARTPAAADADRRRPLLRAVPFADVLPHESAVLCAQWGAVGNAAVLATGTRDGVVRLWDVSGARPVCRELTAGRSLAPVEQVAWPADGRLPLVAARDARGTVHVWDAGSPGDQPVVVSNVSRWMAWGSDAGGPVLATGQADGRVRLWHPAAREFAADAVDVRLHDQDWGEFGISAGHPALAVGSWRTGEVAFHDLHTGRSRGPLRCDPHQTLWGAWGRSGDRAVLATAGLGGVVRVWDAASGAEVGVLHTGPAYERAWGRWGRRTDERAVLAVGGADGSVRLWDPVDNAYYDAQPAGHSGPVGWGAWCTVGDVPVLATGAADGTIRLWDPDTGTQFGEPVLGHSPLGDWGAWGAVDGRPVLATSRDEKTVRLVGLVEDRPLPRLPTYRSDSAVATDELSREGDATAIAELITARTVQPPLAVGLFGDWGEGKSHFMNLLQQRVAGNERTGSPLAQRDVRQVRFNAWHYAETDLWASLVAELFAQLSTPPSGDRGDEQRRQSRLTAELVQERGLGERLIGARKRRDELREALDGDLWEALPAERREELTLLLGGPRAQQLFAQATDTLGRLRSARVWARRLLGALPLRVVLRYLAGVVLALALVVAAYWGLPAVRGRMDGWWRALIAALPGTSAVLLVVAYVRKALRATRERLRDGLRKAAEYGAEVHSRVEIAANLAAEEVAALERQLRNMTAAGQLAGLVSDRVGDGQYRGRLGMMTQIREDFQRMARLLAEVAAEPDRSAGGPLSAAARADVVQDELPRIARIVLYIDDLDRCPSHRVVEVLEAIHLLLAVDLFVVVVAVDPRWLLHAIATHYRGMLDGPAERPAAGAGETDADDGELWRLNPAQYLEKIFQVVLTLSPMDRDGYRRLLRTLVGTRPEAGEDTPGGPRPEQADTPAGARAAEPAAGAPGDDPVVAPHAVAPGAAAGAGGLAAAAEQGHGWAGPRLPAAAKRDRVDPLTLEPDELALLNLLGPPLLVSTPRAVKRLANSYGLLNAIRRDHRAGDLAEQRTELRDPDTGDRREVAYFPYRAGMVLLALLVAYPTAGPAFFQRLHHRATTSPGSRWREFQEEISAARAEPAGPGADGALARTPAVRPDQWRALVSALGHVTDAAERRGLPLPEPLEAWAAWLVPVSRLSFPTGLMIRPLGWQGTGEG; encoded by the coding sequence GTGGACCGACGGATCGAGTTATTCAGAACGGCTTTCGAGGAACTGCTGAGCGCGGCCGGCGATGTCGACGTGGACGCCCTCGCCGACGCGGCGCGCGGCGCGAACTCCGGCCGGCGCGCGACGGTGGTGGACGTGGCGGGGTGGCTGGCCCCCGGCGCCGTACCGGAACAGCGGTTCAGCAGCGACTTCCACAGCCTGGTGGCCTTCCTGGAGGGACGCGCCCGGGGGACGGGGTACCGGCGCAGGTCGGCCCGATCCTGGAACGAGGCGCTGTCCGGCGCCCAGCGCGCGGTGGCCGAGGGCGAGCAGGCGCGTACTCCGGCGGCTGCCGACGCCGACCGGCGCCGCCCCCTGCTGCGGGCCGTGCCGTTCGCGGACGTGCTGCCGCACGAGAGCGCCGTGCTGTGCGCGCAGTGGGGCGCCGTCGGCAATGCCGCGGTGCTGGCGACGGGGACCCGCGACGGCGTCGTCCGGCTGTGGGACGTCTCCGGCGCGCGGCCGGTCTGCCGTGAACTGACCGCCGGCAGGTCGCTCGCCCCGGTGGAGCAGGTGGCCTGGCCCGCGGACGGCCGGCTCCCGCTCGTGGCCGCGCGGGACGCCCGGGGCACCGTCCACGTCTGGGACGCGGGGTCCCCCGGCGACCAGCCCGTGGTCGTCAGCAACGTCAGCCGGTGGATGGCGTGGGGATCCGACGCGGGCGGCCCGGTTCTGGCGACGGGGCAGGCCGACGGCCGGGTCCGCCTGTGGCACCCGGCCGCGCGCGAGTTCGCCGCGGACGCCGTCGACGTCCGCCTCCACGACCAGGACTGGGGGGAGTTCGGCATCTCCGCGGGGCACCCGGCCCTCGCCGTCGGGTCCTGGCGGACCGGGGAGGTGGCCTTCCACGACCTGCACACCGGACGGTCCCGGGGGCCGCTGCGGTGCGACCCCCACCAGACGCTGTGGGGGGCGTGGGGCCGGTCGGGCGACCGGGCGGTGCTCGCCACGGCGGGGCTCGGCGGTGTCGTGCGGGTGTGGGACGCCGCGTCCGGCGCGGAGGTCGGGGTCCTGCACACCGGGCCGGCGTACGAGCGCGCGTGGGGGCGGTGGGGCCGCCGGACGGACGAGCGGGCGGTGCTCGCGGTGGGCGGCGCCGACGGAAGCGTCCGCCTGTGGGACCCCGTCGACAACGCCTACTACGACGCCCAGCCCGCCGGACACAGCGGGCCGGTCGGCTGGGGAGCGTGGTGCACGGTCGGCGACGTCCCCGTCCTGGCCACCGGCGCGGCCGACGGGACGATCCGGCTGTGGGACCCCGACACCGGCACCCAGTTCGGCGAACCGGTGCTGGGACACAGCCCGTTGGGCGACTGGGGAGCGTGGGGCGCCGTCGACGGCCGGCCCGTACTCGCCACCAGCCGTGACGAGAAGACCGTGCGGCTGGTCGGCCTGGTCGAGGACCGCCCGCTGCCGCGGCTGCCGACCTACCGCTCCGACTCCGCCGTGGCCACCGACGAGCTGTCCCGCGAGGGGGACGCCACCGCGATCGCCGAGCTGATCACCGCCCGCACGGTGCAACCGCCCCTGGCCGTTGGCCTGTTCGGGGACTGGGGCGAGGGCAAGAGCCACTTCATGAACCTGTTGCAGCAGCGGGTCGCCGGCAACGAACGGACCGGCAGCCCGCTCGCCCAGCGGGACGTCAGGCAGGTGCGCTTCAACGCCTGGCACTACGCGGAGACCGACCTGTGGGCCAGCCTGGTCGCCGAGTTGTTCGCCCAGTTGTCGACCCCGCCGAGCGGCGACCGGGGCGACGAGCAGCGCCGGCAGTCCCGGCTCACCGCGGAACTGGTGCAGGAACGCGGCCTGGGCGAGCGGCTGATCGGCGCGCGCAAGCGGCGTGACGAGCTGCGCGAGGCGCTGGACGGCGACCTGTGGGAGGCGCTGCCCGCCGAGCGGCGCGAGGAACTGACCCTGCTGCTGGGCGGCCCCCGGGCGCAGCAGCTCTTCGCGCAGGCCACCGACACCCTCGGCAGGCTGCGCAGCGCCCGGGTGTGGGCGCGCCGCCTGCTGGGCGCGCTCCCGCTGCGGGTGGTCCTGCGCTACCTCGCCGGCGTCGTGCTCGCGCTGGCGCTCGTGGTCGCCGCCTACTGGGGCCTGCCGGCGGTCAGGGGCCGCATGGACGGATGGTGGCGCGCGCTGATCGCGGCGCTGCCCGGCACCTCCGCCGTCCTGCTGGTGGTCGCCTACGTCCGCAAGGCGCTGCGCGCCACCCGCGAGCGGCTGAGGGACGGCCTGAGGAAGGCGGCCGAGTACGGCGCGGAGGTGCACTCGCGCGTCGAGATCGCGGCCAACCTGGCCGCCGAGGAAGTCGCCGCCCTGGAACGGCAGTTGCGGAACATGACGGCGGCCGGGCAACTGGCCGGACTGGTGTCGGACCGGGTGGGGGACGGGCAGTACCGCGGCCGCCTGGGGATGATGACCCAGATACGCGAGGACTTCCAGCGCATGGCACGGCTCCTCGCGGAGGTCGCCGCCGAACCCGACCGGTCGGCCGGCGGGCCGCTGTCCGCAGCCGCGCGTGCCGACGTGGTGCAGGACGAGCTGCCGCGCATCGCCCGCATCGTGCTCTACATCGACGACCTGGACCGCTGCCCCTCCCACCGGGTGGTGGAGGTCCTGGAGGCGATCCACCTGCTGCTCGCCGTGGACCTGTTCGTCGTGGTGGTGGCCGTCGATCCGCGCTGGCTGCTGCACGCCATCGCCACGCACTACCGCGGCATGCTCGACGGCCCGGCGGAGCGGCCCGCCGCGGGAGCGGGGGAGACCGATGCCGACGACGGGGAACTGTGGCGGCTCAACCCGGCGCAGTACCTGGAGAAGATCTTCCAGGTGGTCCTGACGCTGTCCCCGATGGACCGCGACGGCTACCGGCGGCTGCTGCGCACCCTGGTCGGCACCCGCCCGGAGGCCGGCGAGGACACGCCGGGCGGCCCGCGGCCGGAGCAGGCGGACACGCCGGCCGGCGCCCGGGCCGCGGAGCCCGCCGCCGGCGCTCCCGGCGACGACCCGGTGGTGGCGCCGCACGCGGTGGCGCCCGGCGCCGCCGCGGGGGCGGGGGGCCTCGCGGCGGCCGCCGAGCAGGGCCACGGCTGGGCGGGCCCGCGGCTGCCGGCGGCGGCGAAGAGGGACCGGGTGGACCCGCTCACCCTCGAACCCGACGAGCTGGCGCTGCTCAACCTGCTCGGACCGCCCCTGCTGGTCAGCACGCCGCGGGCGGTGAAGCGGCTCGCGAACTCCTACGGTCTGCTCAACGCCATCCGCCGGGACCACCGTGCGGGCGACCTCGCCGAGCAGCGCACCGAGCTGCGCGACCCGGACACCGGCGACCGGCGCGAGGTGGCGTACTTCCCCTACCGGGCGGGCATGGTGCTGCTCGCGCTGCTCGTCGCCTACCCGACCGCGGGCCCGGCCTTCTTCCAGCGCCTGCACCACCGGGCGACCACGTCCCCCGGGAGCAGGTGGCGGGAGTTCCAGGAGGAGATCTCCGCGGCGCGGGCCGAGCCGGCCGGGCCGGGTGCCGACGGTGCCCTCGCGCGGACCCCCGCGGTGCGGCCGGACCAGTGGCGGGCGCTGGTCTCCGCGCTGGGCCACGTCACGGACGCGGCCGAGCGCAGGGGGCTGCCGCTGCCGGAGCCGCTGGAGGCGTGGGCGGCGTGGCTGGTCCCGGTCAGCCGGCTGTCCTTCCCCACCGGGTTGATGATCCGGCCTCTGGGATGGCAGGGCACCGGGGAAGGGTGA
- a CDS encoding UGSC family (seleno)protein, producing the protein MMNEPVYEVTWPLASSTVKEIEAKPRISDLSKATIGHLSHYGFRHNEMRPIVEEVLSERYPGITFVGPDEFGNIHGPRHGKDTLPVLPDKLKEYGVDAVITGVGSCGTCTPAVVRASMVAEKAGVPSTTIVATSFLRQAGTVARMEGMADLCISEFPGVIMNQSDEELRRNTIDVLVPNIVEQLTRTVTTAAPVVEPEPGSIVFTGTFDEVNEYFLKNQWSDGLPIVPPTLDRVEAFLRFTDRDPAEVLGVIQPENREATVWSVAVNGVMSGCRPEYLPILIGIVEAMAEPNFYARDFGATPGLEPLVVVSGPIVKQLDFNYETAVMRVGRQANTSIGRFARMFMRNIVGLRFSPDDSDKASIGLGMNVVLAENEDAVTEVGWTSHAETFGFSREDNVVTVQSVMASTIPIYTAGDTAKEHLDTLVEIFGGTCAGWAHTGIKKGKNFPLLIMSPGVAKIIARNGLSKRDVQQYLFDHTRIKVSTLNRHAWELGYTEYDLRQLHAEGMVSSAYVESDDPDRLVPVFVKPEGIGIVLSGDPGRNQSKGFVQNQSHGYPTAKKIALPADWEANLGR; encoded by the coding sequence ATGATGAACGAACCGGTGTACGAGGTCACGTGGCCGCTCGCCTCCTCGACCGTGAAGGAGATCGAGGCGAAGCCGCGCATATCGGACCTGTCGAAGGCGACGATCGGACACCTGTCGCACTACGGGTTCCGGCACAACGAGATGCGCCCCATCGTGGAGGAGGTGCTCAGCGAGCGCTATCCCGGCATCACGTTCGTCGGGCCCGACGAGTTCGGCAACATCCACGGCCCGCGCCACGGGAAGGACACCCTTCCGGTGCTTCCCGACAAGCTGAAGGAGTACGGCGTCGACGCGGTCATCACCGGCGTCGGCAGTTGCGGAACCTGTACCCCCGCGGTCGTCCGCGCGAGCATGGTCGCCGAGAAGGCGGGCGTGCCGAGCACGACGATCGTCGCGACGTCGTTCCTGCGGCAGGCCGGCACCGTGGCGCGCATGGAGGGGATGGCCGACCTCTGCATCTCGGAGTTCCCCGGCGTCATCATGAACCAGAGCGACGAGGAGCTGCGGCGCAACACCATCGACGTGCTGGTCCCCAACATCGTGGAGCAGCTCACCCGCACGGTGACCACCGCCGCTCCGGTGGTCGAGCCCGAGCCCGGCTCGATCGTGTTCACCGGCACGTTCGACGAGGTGAACGAGTACTTCCTGAAGAACCAGTGGTCCGACGGCCTGCCGATCGTGCCGCCCACCCTCGACCGCGTCGAGGCGTTCCTGCGCTTCACCGACCGCGACCCCGCCGAGGTGCTGGGGGTCATCCAGCCGGAGAACCGCGAGGCGACCGTCTGGAGCGTCGCCGTCAACGGCGTCATGTCGGGCTGCCGTCCGGAGTACCTGCCGATCCTCATCGGCATCGTCGAGGCCATGGCCGAACCGAACTTCTACGCGCGCGACTTCGGCGCCACGCCGGGGCTCGAACCCCTCGTCGTGGTCAGCGGCCCGATCGTGAAGCAGCTCGACTTCAACTACGAGACCGCGGTGATGCGCGTCGGCCGGCAGGCCAACACCAGCATCGGCCGCTTCGCCCGGATGTTCATGCGCAACATCGTGGGGCTGCGCTTCTCGCCGGACGACAGCGACAAGGCCTCCATCGGCCTGGGCATGAACGTCGTCCTGGCGGAGAACGAGGACGCCGTGACCGAGGTCGGATGGACCTCGCACGCGGAGACGTTCGGCTTCTCCCGTGAGGACAACGTGGTGACGGTGCAGAGCGTCATGGCGTCGACCATCCCGATCTACACCGCCGGCGACACCGCCAAGGAGCACCTCGACACCCTGGTCGAGATCTTCGGCGGCACCTGCGCGGGCTGGGCGCACACCGGGATCAAGAAGGGGAAGAACTTCCCGCTGCTGATCATGAGCCCCGGGGTGGCCAAGATCATCGCGCGCAACGGGCTGTCGAAGCGCGACGTCCAGCAGTACCTCTTCGACCACACCAGGATCAAGGTCAGCACCCTCAACCGGCACGCGTGGGAGCTGGGGTACACCGAGTACGACCTGCGCCAGCTCCACGCGGAGGGGATGGTCTCCTCGGCCTACGTCGAGTCCGACGACCCCGACCGCCTGGTGCCGGTGTTCGTCAAGCCCGAGGGGATCGGCATCGTGCTCAGCGGTGACCCGGGCCGCAACCAGAGCAAGGGCTTCGTGCAGAACCAGAGCCACGGCTACCCCACCGCCAAGAAGATCGCGCTGCCGGCGGACTGGGAGGCGAACCTCGGGAGGTGA